The segment AAGAGGATAAACAAATAATAACAGTAAGTAAATAGATAATTTTTTTCATAATAATTTTATTTTGATGCCAATATTACTTAATAATCTTGAGCTGCCTAAAAAAAATAGGGTAGTTTTCCCTACCCGTTTGGTTTAGTTGCTTGTGAATTAGGGTTTTAATTTTCAAGTAAAAGGATAAAAATTAAAAACCTAATTTATTAGGAGGTTGTAGGCCTATAAATAGCTTCACTTGTAAAAAAGTTATTGTGAATAGAATTCCTTTTGAGCAGCGTATAAGAAGTTAAATAGAAGTATGCAGTTGAGTAACTGTTACTGAAAACTGCAACAGCTTACTTAATTCTATTTTTTATCCAAAACCTCTTTTTCGGCTTTTTCCCAAGATCTCTTTTCTCTCATTTTTTTGTAGAGTCTAATTCCTAACATCATTAAAACTCCAAAAAGAAGAATACCTGCAACGCCCCAAATCCAATTTATGGCACTTTGTAAGGTTACTAAAAATACGACTGCAAATAAGATGATTGTTGCAACTTCATTCCATATTCTTAGTTTGAATGCGGAATATTTTATAATGTCATTTTGTAATTGTTTGTAGATTTTCTGACAAGAATAATGATAAAAATAGAGCGCTAAAACAAAAGCGAGTTTTACATGCATCCAAGGCATTTCTAAATAATAAGGATTTTTATAGAGCATCCAAAAAGCAAAGAAACTTGCTAAAATTGCGGAGGGCCATGTAATAATGTACCACAATCTTTTACTCATTAACTTATACTGAGTTTGTAAAATTTCTTTTGCAGGTTCTGGTTTTTTTTCTGCTTCTACATGATAAATAAATAAACGAATTATATAGAATAAACCAGCAAACCAAGTAACAACAAAAATAATGTGTAATGCTTTTACGTATAAGAAATCCATAGTTTTATAATTTTAGTTTCTAAATTTTGCTATTCGTTTGCAAACAAGTTTAGCCCTGATTGAAATGACATCTTTTTTTGTACTAAAGTAAATTTAGCATAAAAAAGATATAAAGAAAAGCAGGAAATAGCTTCTTATATTTTTAATTATTTTTCCAATCATTAATCCAGTTTACCATAACATCTACCCAGTCATCATTGTCATTCATACAAGGTATATGTTTGTACTCTGTTCCGCCAAATTTTAAGAATTCTTCTTTTCCTTCCATGGCAATTTCCTCTAAAGTTTCTAAACAATCAGAAACAAAAGCAGGAGTAATAACTGCTAATTTTTTCTTTCCTTCTGATGGAAATTTTTCTAACTCAAAATCTGTATATGGTTTTAACCAAGGATCTTTTAATAAGCGAGACTGAAATGAATTGCTCCAAGTTCCTTCTTTCAAATTTAAGAATTTTGCAATTTCTTTTGTTGTTTCAAAACATTGGTGTCTGTAACATGTATAATGTGCTACAGAATTACGTTCGCAACAAGAACCGTCTAGTTTACAGTGACTTTTTGTAGGATCTGATTTTTTAATGTGACGTTCTGGAATTCCGTGATAAGAAAATAATATATGATCGTAGTCAAATCCTTTTAAGTGATTCGCAATATTATCGCTCATCGCTTTTATATAATCTGGTTTGTTATAAAAAGGAGGTAAAGTATCTAGTTTTACTTGCGGATATTTAGCTGCCAAAATTTCTTCTGCTTGCGTAACCACAGTTTCATAAGAAGACATTGCGTAATGAGGGTATAAAGGCGCTAAAAAGATTTCTGTTACACCTTTATCAACCAATTCTTTGATGCCTTTTTCCATGCTCATAGAGCCGTAACGCATTGCTAAAGTAACAGGAATGTCTACTTTTTGTTTTATCTTTTTTGTAAACCGCTCTGAAATTACCACTAATGGAGAACCTTCTTTCCACCAGATTTTTTTGTAAGCAGCACCAGATTTTTTTGGTCTCACATTTAATATGATTCCTTTAATAAGTATCCAGCGTTTCCAAAACGGAATGTCAATAACGCGTTCATCCATTAAAAATTCACCTAAATATCTTTTAACGTCTTTTGTTTCTGTAGAATCTGGCGATCCTAAATTGTTTAGTAAAATTCCTTTCATTTTTATGCTGAATTTATTTCAATTTCTTTTTATTTAGTATTCAATTGATTTGTAACCTCATACAGAGTTATAGCTAAACTATGTACTACATTCATAGATGAGTTTCTACCATACATTGGTATTGCAATAGTTTCATCTGTTAAATTAATGTTTTCAATTCCGTTTCTTTCACTTCCCAAAAGTAAGACGATTTTTTTATGTTTTTTAAAATTAAAATCTTGAATATTGATACTTTTATCAGTAATTTCTATACCTACTATTGTATTTCCTTCTGCTTTTAATTGATGAATTGTTTGCTCAAAATTGTTGTAAAATTCATGTTTTATTTCGGCAATAGTGTTTCTTGCCGTTTTTATAACTTTTCTGTTTTCTAATGACGGTGAATTTTCATGAAAATAAATTTTTTCAACACCAAAACTTTCAGAAATCCTGAAACACATTCCTATATTTTCTGGAGTTCTGATGGCATCACAAACAATTGTAATTGGAAATTGTTGTTGCTTATTTTCTATGTCGTAATGTGTTAATTGTTTCAATTTGTTTTTGTTTCAAAGTTGAGATTTCTAATTAGTTATCTTAAACCAAGTAGAAATACTTAAAAAAGCGCATTTTAAAATAACATTTGTTACAAACTTTAATTTGTGCTAACGGCTACTTCATTACTTATTAAGGCTCATTACATATTTTTTTGGCGTTGTGCCAAACTTTTTCTTAAAAGCAGCAATAAAATGACTCGCTGTACTATAACCTACTTTTGTGCCAACTTCATTTACGTTATATTGATTGCTTTCTAATAGTTTTCTGGCATGTTCCATTTTGTAATCAAACAAAAAACTATA is part of the Polaribacter sp. SA4-10 genome and harbors:
- a CDS encoding CopD family protein: MDFLYVKALHIIFVVTWFAGLFYIIRLFIYHVEAEKKPEPAKEILQTQYKLMSKRLWYIITWPSAILASFFAFWMLYKNPYYLEMPWMHVKLAFVLALYFYHYSCQKIYKQLQNDIIKYSAFKLRIWNEVATIILFAVVFLVTLQSAINWIWGVAGILLFGVLMMLGIRLYKKMREKRSWEKAEKEVLDKK
- the hemH gene encoding ferrochelatase → MKGILLNNLGSPDSTETKDVKRYLGEFLMDERVIDIPFWKRWILIKGIILNVRPKKSGAAYKKIWWKEGSPLVVISERFTKKIKQKVDIPVTLAMRYGSMSMEKGIKELVDKGVTEIFLAPLYPHYAMSSYETVVTQAEEILAAKYPQVKLDTLPPFYNKPDYIKAMSDNIANHLKGFDYDHILFSYHGIPERHIKKSDPTKSHCKLDGSCCERNSVAHYTCYRHQCFETTKEIAKFLNLKEGTWSNSFQSRLLKDPWLKPYTDFELEKFPSEGKKKLAVITPAFVSDCLETLEEIAMEGKEEFLKFGGTEYKHIPCMNDNDDWVDVMVNWINDWKNN
- a CDS encoding TrmH family RNA methyltransferase, with the translated sequence MKQLTHYDIENKQQQFPITIVCDAIRTPENIGMCFRISESFGVEKIYFHENSPSLENRKVIKTARNTIAEIKHEFYNNFEQTIHQLKAEGNTIVGIEITDKSINIQDFNFKKHKKIVLLLGSERNGIENINLTDETIAIPMYGRNSSMNVVHSLAITLYEVTNQLNTK